Within the Candidatus Thermoplasmatota archaeon genome, the region CGTCAAGGAGAGTGATCTCAAGGCTCTCGAGAAGATGATGGCCAAACGGGCCGAATCAAAGCGGTGAACGGTGGTCTCCTCGTTCTCCCGATTTGAACACGAGCGCGCAGATTCGCGGGCGGCTCTCCTAGGACATTGGGGAACTCACCGCCATCTGCCGCGTGTCCAGACCAAGTATGCCGCCACGGTTGCGATGATGGCTAGCAGAACGACGAAGACAACAAGCACGGCAAGGATTGGAGAAGGCGCGGCTTCCCCCGTGCCATCCTCTCCCGGGTCTGCCGTCTGACGCACCGAGACAGAAATCTCATCCTCGTCCGTGTTCTGCCCAAGGTCCGTGACGACAAGGACCGCGAGGTACTTCCCGGGCGACGTGAAGTGGTACGTGAACGATCTAGTGGTCCACGTGCCCACGACATCGCCTTCCTCACTCTTGAGTTCCCAGACGAAGCTCTCAATCCCTGCGTTGTCGAATGACTCGTTCGCATTGAAGGTCACGTTCTCTCCCACCGTCGCGGTGACGTTCTCTCCTGCAACGGCCGTCGGCCGTATGTCGTCCACGAAGGGTTCGTAGCCATCGTGTTCCACGGGACTCATCAGGGGGTAGCGGTCCGATTTGTTGTTGTCAATCAGGTAGGGCGTGTCCCCGATCCCATCACCGCCAGGGATGTCCTGGTCCGGACCATGGAAGTTGTCCTCTCCCGTGTAGTCGTACCAGTAGTTCCCGCCGCTCGGGTGGCCGTTGTCCCACACGTTCTCGCCGCCGTCCGATGCGTAGCCGCTCCCGAAGAAGTTGTTGTGGTGCATTCGGTTGTTCCTGGTCCAGCTCCATCCCCAGATGTCCCAGCCTGAGCTCCGCCCGTTCCCGATGAAGTCGTTGTACGCCACCGTGTTGTTGTGCGTGATGTTGTCAGAACAGAGTCCGCATTCGTTTCCCACGAAGGTGTTGTGCACGATCGTGTTGTTGTACGCGCTAGCCAGGTATATGCCGGAACCTGTGTTCTGGCTGAAGTTGTTCTTGGTTATGTAGTTCTTGTTGGCCAGATAGCCTGCGAATATCCCGTACTCGTTGTTCGTGAAGATGTTATCGGTGATGTTGTTCCACGTCGTGCCAGGGACTATTCTGTCGCCGGGGGCCATCAAGGAAATAGCGGAGTATGTGTATGAGATCGCGCAGAACCTGATTTCCGCGCGTCCGTTGTCGAATATATCGATCCCGCCCCACTTCGTTATTGAGGGGATGTCTCTCTCAGAAGTCATCTTGATGAGGTTCGATTCCGTTCCAACGGCGATGAGCTCACCATCGATGACGTTGATGTCGTAGTAGGCCTCTGATAGGATGGTGACTCCGGCCTCTATCGTAAGCGTGGCGCCGGAGACTATCTTCACATCCGCCAGCAGTTCGTACGGGCTTCCCTCCTGCGTCCAGATAGTATCCTGGCC harbors:
- a CDS encoding right-handed parallel beta-helix repeat-containing protein, which encodes MYLAEERICSAPCVLIAAIILGSIGLFPANAVGTPVGGEIGQDTIWTQEGSPYELLADVKIVSGATLTIEAGVTILSEAYYDINVIDGELIAVGTESNLIKMTSERDIPSITKWGGIDIFDNGRAEIRFCAISYTYSAISLMAPGDRIVPGTTWNNITDNIFTNNEYGIFAGYLANKNYITKNNFSQNTGSGIYLASAYNNTIVHNTFVGNECGLCSDNITHNNTVAYNDFIGNGRSSGWDIWGWSWTRNNRMHHNNFFGSGYASDGGENVWDNGHPSGGNYWYDYTGEDNFHGPDQDIPGGDGIGDTPYLIDNNKSDRYPLMSPVEHDGYEPFVDDIRPTAVAGENVTATVGENVTFNANESFDNAGIESFVWELKSEEGDVVGTWTTRSFTYHFTSPGKYLAVLVVTDLGQNTDEDEISVSVRQTADPGEDGTGEAAPSPILAVLVVFVVLLAIIATVAAYLVWTRGRWR